In Phragmites australis chromosome 17, lpPhrAust1.1, whole genome shotgun sequence, the following are encoded in one genomic region:
- the LOC133897343 gene encoding protein PLASTID MOVEMENT IMPAIRED 1, giving the protein MAEDGKSNDQILQELDALSHNLYQAHTNRRTTSLALPRSAGDGNADGSDAVRAAARPLSRRLSMSPFRSRPKLDKNENDGDDDDAGPGLVGVAAPSKSQSFAAVTTAPAVAGEKKGIWSWKPIRALSHIGMQRMGCLFSVEVVTTQGLPPSMNGLRLAVAVRKKETRDGAVRTMPSRVQQGAAYFEEMIFVRCHLYCSGGGATGKPLRFEPRPFLISAVAVDAPELDFGRSAVDLSLLVKESTEKSQQGERVRQWDMAFPLAGKAKGGELVVKLAFQIMEDGGVGLYSQPAVGGKTSSSSSSSLFARKHSKSSFSIASPKVTRLEPLLTSSKGAPSPDLQGIDDFKLDEPSPVVEVKQEQQKEPEREPEETKADDSEFPEFDVVDKGVEEQEEKDEPKEDAETKEGEKVGEEEASSAAGDEVVKEVVHDSAHTWRLNELEAITNQIKALENMMLGDVTDAAAKSEEAPQEEEVAGLEADEEEVTREFLLLLEQGEEKDATARSPAPQVSSLKSGAKPGSGADVSCYISDLGKGLGPIVQTRDGGYLAAMNPFDIPVERKELPKLAMQLSKPFILRDQKLPAGGAEVFQRLCAGGSEALCAKLGALIAMDDVVGKTAEQIAFEGMASAIITARSKELVASSSAAQSVSFLRTMSAAMSYGRQDRIATGIWNAQEAPVTVDEILAFTLQKIETMTIEALKIQADMADEQAPFEVSPVTEKLGVGHLLDTAVPPEEWASACVGADAVTLLVVVQLRDPLRRYEVVGAPSVVIIQATRAGGGAGDDEPRFKVANMHLGGLRLKSADRRNVWDGEKQRLTAMHWLVAYGLGKAGRKSRPAAAAKAGHEALWSMSSRVMADMWLKPMRNPDVKISQ; this is encoded by the coding sequence ATGGCTGAGGACGGCAAGTCCAACGACCAAATCCTCCAGGAGCTCGACGCGCTCAGCCACAACCTCTACCAAGCGCACACCAACCGCCGCACCACCTCCCTCGCGCTCCCTCGCTCCGCCGGCGACGGCAATGCCGATGGCTCCGACGCCGTCCGGGCCGCGGCGCGCCCGCTCTCCCGCCGCTTGTCCATGTCGCCGTTCCGGTCGAGGCCTAAGCTGGACAAGAACGAGAACGATGGTGATGACGATGACGCGGGGCCGGGTCTCGTAGGCGTGGCGGCGCCGTCCAAGAGCCAGAGCTTCGCCGCGGTGACCACGGCGCCGGCCGTGGCCGGGGAGAAGAAGGGGATATGGAGCTGGAAGCCGATTCGCGCGCTGTCGCACATCGGCATGCAGCGGATGGGCTGCCTCTTCTCCGTGGAGGTGGTGACCACGCAGGGCCTGCCGCCGTCCATGAACGGGCTGCGCCTCGCCGTGGCCGTGCGCAAGAAGGAGACGCGCGACGGCGCCGTGCGGACCATGCCATCGCGCGTGCAGCAGGGCGCGGCCTACTTCGAGGAGATGATCTTCGTCCGGTGCCACCTCTactgcagcggcggcggcgccacggGCAAGCCGCTCAGGTTCGAGCCCCGGCCGTTCCTCATATCGGCGGTCGCCGTGGACGCGCCGGAGCTCGACTTCGGCCGGAGCGCCGTGGACTTGAGCCTTCTCGTGAAGGAGTCCACGGAAAAGAGCCAGCAAGGAGAGCGCGTCCGGCAATGGGACATGGCGTTCCCGCTTGCCGGTAAGGCAAAGGGAGGCGAGCTCGTCGTCAAGCTGGCGTTCCAGATCATGGAGGACGGAGGCGTCGGGTTGTACAGCCAACCAGCTGTTGGAGGCAAGACTAGTTCCTCTTCGTCCTCCTCCTTGTTTGCTCGGAAGCATAGCAAGTCGTCGTTCAGCATCGCGAGCCCGAAAGTGACGCGCTTGGAGCCGTTGCTAACGTCTTCGAAGGGCGCGCCGTCTCCGGACTTGCAGGGCATTGACGACTTCAAGCTCGACGAGCCCAGCCCAGTGGTGGAGGTCaagcaggagcagcagaaaGAGCCGGAGCGCGAGCCAGAGGAAACAAAAGCCGATGACTCGGAGTTCCCGGAGTTCGACGTCGTCGACAAGggcgtggaggagcaagaagagaAGGATGAACCGAAGGAAGATGCCGAAAccaaggagggagagaaggtggGAGAGGAAGAGGCTTCGTCCGCCGCCGGTGACGAGGTGGTCAAGGAGGTGGTGCACGACAGCGCGCACACATGGCGCCTCAATGAGCTCGAGGCGATCACCAACCAGATCAAGGCCCTCGAGAATATGATGCTCGGTGACGTGACGGACGCGGCCGCCAAGTCGGAGGAGGCGccacaggaggaggaggtggcggggcTGGAGGCCGACGAGGAGGAAGTGACAAGAGAgttcttgctgctgctggaacaAGGAGAGGAAAAGGACGCGACCGCCCGGTCACCGGCTCCTCAGGTGTCCTCGCTCAAGTCAGGCGCCAAGCCTGGTTCCGGCGCCGACGTGTCGTGCTACATCTCCGACCTCGGCAAGGGGCTCGGCCCCATCGTGCAGACCCGGGACGGCGGCTACCTGGCCGCCATGAACCCGTTCGACATCccggtggagaggaaggagctCCCCAAGCTCGCCATGCAGCTGTCCAAGCCGTTCATTCTCCGGGACCAGAAACTTCCCGCCGGCGGCGCCGAGGTGTTTCAACGCCTGTGCGCCGGCGGGTCCGAGGCTCTGTGCGCAAAGTTGGGCGCGCTCATTGCCATGGATGATGTGGTCGGCAAGACGGCCGAGCAGATCGCCTTCGAGGGCATGGCGTCGGCGATCATCACCGCACGGAGCAAGGAGCTCGTGGCGAGCTCCAGCGCGGCTCAGTCCGTTTCGTTTCTCCGGACAATGTCCGCGGCGATGAGCTATGGGCGCCAGGACAGGATCGCCACCGGCATTTGGAACGCCCAGGAAGCGCCGGTGACCGTCGACGAGATCCTGGCGTTCACACTGCAGAAGATAGAGACAATGACCATCGAAGCGCTCAAGATCCAGGCCGACATGGCCGACGAGCAGGCCCCGTTCGAGGTGTCGCCGGTTACCGAGAAGCTGGGGGTCGGGCATCTGCTGGACACCGCCGTGCCACCGGAGGAGTGGGCCAGCGCCTGCGTCGGGGCGGACGCGGTCACCTTGCTTGTAGTGGTGCAGCTGAGGGATCCCTTGCGCCGTTACGAGGTGGTCGGCGCGCCGTCGGTCGTGATCATCCAGGCCACacgagccggcggcggcgccggggacGACGAGCCGAGGTTCAAGGTGGCGAATATGCACCTCGGGGGCTTGCGGCTGAAGTCGGCCGACCGGCGCAACGTGTGGGACGGCGAGAAGCAGCGGCTCACGGCGATGCACTGGCTTGTCGCCTACGGGCTGGGCAAGGCCGGCAGGAAGAGCCGGCCTGCCGCGGCAGCGAAGGCAGGGCATGAGGCGCTGTGGAGCATGTCGTCGAGGGTGATGGCTGACATGTGGCTCAAGCCAATGCGCAACCCGGATGTGAAGATCTCCCAGTAG